The following proteins come from a genomic window of Microbacterium sp. JZ31:
- the rfaE2 gene encoding D-glycero-beta-D-manno-heptose 1-phosphate adenylyltransferase, which translates to MTHPAEIVPRLRSDAPRVLVAGDLILDRWLRGGVRRLSREAPVPVVEAAEQTDCPGGAANTAVNLVALGARVRLVGEIGDDADGRTLRGLLDDAGVDTSGVIVDGTRPTASKTRIVGDDQILVRIDRARPAGTLGEHLPEALAPEADETLVICDYGGGLFDDAVVAALARRPRAMRIVVDAHDVARWAPLRPDLVTPNARETEALLGRTLPDGAARADAVADVAGEVLAAAGAAAAIVTLDRDGTILLERTPEGDASAGHRTRARPAPENQATGAGDTFAAAATVALAVGASAAAAADFAQRAADVVVSRPDTAVCTLADLDAGAGALPAPGTLDHDALRAVVERERRRGRTVVFTNGCFDLLHLGHTAHLRQAKELGDVLVVALNDDASVRRLKGLGRPVNPLEDRARVLESLESVDYVTVFREDSPAALLADLRPDIYAKGGDYTPEMLEETAVVRGYGGEVRILDFIPAHSTTEMVTRIAQGAALG; encoded by the coding sequence ATGACGCATCCGGCCGAGATCGTCCCCCGCCTCCGCTCCGACGCGCCGCGCGTGCTCGTCGCGGGCGACCTGATCCTGGATCGATGGCTCCGCGGCGGCGTCCGTCGTCTCAGTCGCGAGGCGCCGGTGCCGGTGGTGGAGGCCGCCGAGCAGACCGACTGCCCCGGCGGCGCCGCCAACACGGCCGTCAACCTCGTGGCCCTCGGCGCGCGCGTGCGGCTCGTGGGAGAGATCGGCGACGACGCGGACGGTCGGACGCTGCGCGGCCTGCTGGACGATGCCGGGGTCGACACCTCGGGCGTCATCGTCGACGGCACCCGGCCGACCGCGTCGAAGACGCGCATCGTCGGGGACGATCAGATCCTCGTGCGGATCGATCGCGCACGGCCGGCCGGCACGCTCGGCGAGCACCTGCCGGAGGCGCTGGCACCCGAGGCGGACGAGACCCTCGTGATCTGCGACTACGGCGGCGGCCTGTTCGACGACGCCGTCGTGGCAGCTCTCGCGCGACGCCCCCGCGCGATGAGGATCGTCGTCGATGCGCACGACGTCGCGCGCTGGGCGCCGCTGCGACCCGATCTCGTGACGCCGAACGCACGGGAGACCGAGGCGCTGCTGGGGCGCACCCTTCCCGACGGCGCCGCACGCGCGGACGCCGTCGCGGACGTCGCCGGCGAAGTGCTGGCGGCAGCCGGCGCCGCGGCCGCGATCGTGACGCTGGACCGCGACGGCACGATCCTGCTGGAGCGCACGCCCGAGGGCGACGCGTCCGCCGGGCACCGGACGCGCGCCCGGCCGGCTCCCGAGAATCAGGCGACCGGCGCCGGCGACACGTTCGCGGCGGCCGCGACGGTCGCGCTGGCGGTCGGCGCCTCGGCCGCGGCCGCGGCGGACTTCGCGCAGCGCGCGGCCGATGTCGTGGTCTCCCGGCCGGACACCGCCGTGTGCACGCTGGCGGACCTCGATGCGGGGGCCGGCGCGTTGCCCGCCCCCGGCACGTTGGATCACGATGCGCTGCGCGCCGTCGTCGAGCGGGAGCGCCGGCGCGGACGCACCGTCGTCTTCACGAACGGCTGCTTCGACCTGCTCCACCTCGGGCACACGGCGCACCTGCGCCAGGCGAAGGAGCTCGGCGACGTGCTCGTCGTGGCGCTCAACGACGACGCCTCTGTGCGGCGTCTGAAGGGCCTCGGCCGCCCCGTGAATCCGCTGGAGGACCGTGCCCGCGTGCTGGAGTCGCTCGAGAGCGTCGATTACGTGACCGTGTTTCGCGAGGACTCCCCCGCGGCGCTGCTCGCCGACCTGCGCCCGGACATCTACGCCAAGGGCGGCGACTACACGCCCGAGATGCTCGAGGAGACGGCGGTCGTGCGCGGCTACGGCGGCGAGGTGCGGATCCTCGACTTCATCCCCGCGCACTCGACCACCGAGATGGTGACCCGGATCGCGCAGGGCGCCGCGCTGGGCTGA
- a CDS encoding LysR family transcriptional regulator has protein sequence MSHRSPDGLDRLPLWRTFLAVHASGSLSGAARTLGLTQPAVTAQLQALEAMLEEQLFERSARGVTPTPRADDLAMRLAGPFAAVAEAIGGARPGDGGPQAPVRVGGAADLLAAVVVPGLAALISGGVRLQVVPGLSGPLVDSLRAGVLDLVVASERPRGRAVIATPVTDETFVLVAAPGVVRTPVAAPQDLEGTPLLAFAHDVPILRRYWRHVFGARLEREPALTVPDLRTLREAAIAGAGVTALPLHLCRDALESGRLVELHPTDDPPINTLFLVRRPGALAPHVERVRRAVSDAIARALA, from the coding sequence ATGAGCCATAGATCCCCTGATGGGCTGGATCGCCTCCCGCTGTGGCGCACGTTCCTCGCGGTGCACGCATCCGGATCGCTGTCGGGCGCCGCCCGCACGCTCGGCCTGACGCAGCCCGCGGTGACGGCTCAGCTGCAGGCTCTCGAGGCGATGCTCGAGGAGCAGCTCTTCGAGCGCTCCGCGCGGGGCGTGACGCCCACACCGCGCGCCGACGACCTGGCGATGCGGCTGGCGGGCCCGTTCGCGGCCGTGGCGGAGGCCATCGGCGGCGCGAGGCCGGGCGACGGAGGGCCGCAGGCGCCCGTGCGCGTGGGCGGTGCGGCGGATCTCCTCGCGGCCGTCGTCGTGCCGGGTCTTGCGGCACTCATCTCGGGCGGCGTGCGGCTTCAGGTGGTGCCCGGGCTCAGCGGCCCGCTCGTCGACAGTCTCCGCGCGGGCGTCCTCGATCTCGTGGTCGCGTCCGAGCGGCCCCGCGGGCGGGCGGTGATCGCGACGCCGGTGACGGACGAGACGTTCGTGCTGGTGGCGGCGCCCGGGGTGGTTCGGACGCCGGTCGCCGCACCGCAGGACCTGGAGGGCACGCCGCTCCTCGCCTTCGCGCACGACGTGCCGATCCTGCGCCGCTACTGGCGACACGTGTTCGGCGCACGACTCGAACGGGAGCCGGCGCTGACGGTGCCCGACCTGCGCACGCTGCGCGAGGCCGCGATCGCGGGTGCCGGGGTGACGGCGCTGCCGCTGCACCTGTGTCGCGATGCCCTCGAGAGCGGGCGCCTCGTCGAGCTCCATCCGACCGATGACCCGCCGATCAACACGCTGTTCCTTGTCCGGCGCCCCGGCGCCCTCGCGCCGCACGTGGAGCGGGTGAGAAGGGCGGTGAGCGACGCGATCGCCCGCGCCCTGGCCTAG
- a CDS encoding type 1 glutamine amidotransferase domain-containing protein — protein sequence MSNVLFVVTGARSWTLSDGSTHPTGYWAEELLTPYRLLTEAGHDVVFASPDGVPPVADEGSLTGDDKARDAIAAIPDLQSPRRLDEVDLAEIDAVFYPGGHGPMEDLAVDATSGALLADALEADKPVALVCHGLAALLAARRTDGTLVAAGRTVTAFTDEEERQGGLAEKAPWLLETTLREQGVTVDTAEPWADHLVEDGNLVSGQNPQSSASVARALLRRLEA from the coding sequence ATGTCCAACGTTCTGTTCGTCGTCACCGGCGCCCGCTCCTGGACGCTTTCCGATGGAAGCACGCACCCGACCGGCTACTGGGCGGAGGAGCTGCTCACTCCCTATCGCCTCCTGACGGAGGCGGGACACGACGTCGTCTTCGCCAGCCCCGACGGCGTCCCCCCGGTCGCGGACGAGGGATCGCTCACGGGCGACGACAAGGCTCGGGACGCGATCGCCGCGATCCCCGACCTGCAGTCGCCCCGCCGGCTCGACGAGGTCGACCTCGCGGAGATCGACGCCGTCTTCTACCCCGGTGGCCACGGCCCGATGGAGGACCTCGCGGTCGACGCCACATCCGGCGCGCTTCTCGCGGACGCCCTGGAGGCAGACAAGCCTGTCGCCCTCGTGTGCCACGGGCTCGCCGCGCTGCTCGCCGCGCGACGCACGGACGGCACGCTCGTCGCGGCGGGACGCACGGTGACCGCGTTCACCGACGAAGAGGAGCGCCAGGGCGGCCTCGCGGAGAAGGCGCCCTGGCTGCTGGAGACCACGCTGCGCGAGCAGGGCGTGACGGTCGACACGGCCGAGCCCTGGGCGGATCACCTCGTGGAGGACGGCAACCTCGTGTCGGGTCAGAACCCGCAGTCGTCCGCCTCGGTCGCACGGGCCCTGCTGCGGCGACTGGAGGCGTGA
- a CDS encoding GNAT family N-acetyltransferase, whose amino-acid sequence MEGLAPRQHGPISIRLIRHRDARVLQNELMTNRSWLRRWEATSPGGPAPLDMRGSIRRLLQQYRDGQGVPFVMEHDGEITGQLNVWGLARGSLSSATIGYWVSERFAGKGITPTAVALATDVCFTELQLHRMEICIRPENAASLRVVQKLGFRYEGLRRRYIHIDGAWRDHYAFALTTEDVPDGVLQRWVSGRAPEHAADVPPADRVAG is encoded by the coding sequence ATGGAAGGTCTCGCCCCGCGACAACATGGGCCGATCTCCATCCGGCTCATCCGTCACCGTGACGCGCGCGTGCTGCAGAACGAGCTCATGACCAACCGGTCGTGGCTGCGCCGGTGGGAGGCGACGAGCCCGGGAGGGCCCGCACCGCTCGACATGCGCGGCAGCATCCGGCGCCTGCTGCAGCAGTATCGCGACGGGCAGGGCGTGCCGTTCGTGATGGAGCACGACGGCGAGATCACGGGCCAGCTCAACGTGTGGGGTCTGGCGCGCGGCTCGCTGTCGTCCGCCACGATCGGCTACTGGGTGAGCGAGCGGTTCGCCGGCAAGGGCATCACGCCCACGGCCGTCGCGCTCGCGACCGACGTGTGCTTCACCGAGCTGCAGCTGCACCGGATGGAGATCTGCATCCGTCCGGAGAACGCCGCGAGCCTGCGCGTGGTGCAGAAGCTCGGCTTCCGCTACGAGGGCCTGCGCCGGCGGTACATCCACATCGACGGCGCCTGGCGCGACCACTACGCGTTCGCCCTCACCACCGAGGACGTCCCGGACGGCGTGCTGCAGCGCTGGGTCTCGGGCCGCGCACCCGAGCACGCGGCCGACGTGCCGCCCGCCGACCGCGTGGCGGGCTGA
- the galU gene encoding UTP--glucose-1-phosphate uridylyltransferase GalU: MHPQIKAVIPAAGLGTRFLPATKATPKEMLPVVDKPAIQYVVEEAVAAGIRDVLMIIGRNKNALANHFDSVPELETKLLDKGDKARLERVQASSDLADIHFVRQGEPKGLGHAVLRAEAHVGTSPFAVMLGDDLIDERDELLTTMIAEQAKRGAMVIALMEVDPDSIHLYGCADVEETDTEGVVKVKGLVEKPAKEDAPSNLAIIGRYVLSPEIFPILARTEPGKGGEIQLTDALQEIAADPEGPGVYGVVFRGRRYDTGDRVDYIKAIMRLAADRPDLGPELRPWFKDFAASL; encoded by the coding sequence ATGCACCCGCAGATCAAGGCAGTCATCCCCGCGGCCGGACTGGGCACGCGCTTCCTCCCGGCGACCAAGGCCACTCCCAAGGAGATGCTGCCCGTCGTCGACAAGCCGGCCATCCAGTACGTCGTCGAGGAGGCCGTCGCTGCGGGCATCCGCGACGTGCTCATGATCATCGGCCGCAACAAGAACGCGCTGGCGAACCACTTCGACTCGGTGCCGGAGCTCGAGACGAAGCTGCTCGACAAGGGCGACAAGGCGCGCCTCGAGCGCGTGCAGGCATCGAGCGACCTCGCCGACATCCACTTCGTCCGCCAGGGCGAGCCCAAGGGCCTGGGGCACGCGGTGCTGCGCGCCGAGGCGCACGTGGGCACGTCGCCGTTCGCGGTCATGCTGGGCGACGACCTGATCGACGAGCGCGACGAGCTGCTGACCACGATGATCGCGGAGCAGGCAAAGCGCGGCGCCATGGTCATCGCGCTCATGGAGGTCGACCCCGACAGCATCCACCTCTACGGTTGCGCGGATGTCGAGGAGACCGACACCGAGGGCGTCGTGAAGGTGAAGGGCCTGGTCGAGAAGCCCGCGAAGGAGGACGCGCCGTCCAACCTCGCGATCATCGGCCGCTACGTGCTCTCGCCCGAGATCTTCCCGATCCTCGCGCGCACCGAGCCCGGCAAGGGCGGCGAGATCCAGCTGACCGACGCGCTGCAGGAGATCGCGGCCGACCCGGAGGGCCCCGGCGTGTACGGCGTCGTGTTCCGCGGCCGCCGGTACGACACCGGTGACCGCGTCGACTACATCAAGGCGATCATGCGCCTCGCGGCCGACCGCCCCGACCTCGGCCCCGAGCTGCGGCCGTGGTTCAAGGACTTCGCGGCCTCGCTCTGA
- a CDS encoding 5-formyltetrahydrofolate cyclo-ligase: protein MTDALDQAKRALRAELRERRQQLSDAQRETAADGVRRQLEALVDALGARSVSCFLSSPTEPGTRLFINAAIERGIRVLLPVMREDGLLDWTVASAAGEEVQSPLGVPEAVGDLLGPIAVNDVDLMIVPAAAVDRGGMRMGWGRGFFDKTIGSMANCPPVYAVIYDSELVDSVPQDVHDQPVTGVVTPTRTLELPIRS from the coding sequence ATGACGGACGCCCTCGATCAGGCCAAGCGGGCGCTGCGCGCCGAGCTCCGCGAGCGACGCCAGCAGCTCTCCGACGCGCAGCGCGAGACCGCGGCGGACGGCGTCCGCCGGCAGCTGGAGGCGCTCGTCGACGCGCTCGGCGCCCGGAGCGTGTCGTGCTTCCTCTCCTCCCCCACCGAGCCCGGGACGCGGCTGTTCATCAACGCCGCGATCGAGCGGGGAATCCGGGTGCTGCTGCCCGTGATGCGGGAGGACGGTCTTCTCGACTGGACGGTCGCCTCCGCGGCCGGCGAAGAGGTGCAGAGCCCGCTGGGCGTCCCGGAGGCCGTGGGCGACCTGCTCGGGCCGATCGCCGTGAACGACGTCGACCTCATGATCGTTCCCGCGGCCGCCGTCGACCGCGGCGGGATGCGGATGGGCTGGGGCCGCGGCTTCTTCGACAAGACCATCGGATCCATGGCGAACTGCCCTCCCGTGTACGCGGTCATCTATGATTCGGAACTGGTCGACAGCGTGCCGCAGGATGTGCACGACCAGCCGGTGACCGGGGTCGTGACCCCGACGCGCACGCTGGAACTGCCGATCCGCTCCTGA
- a CDS encoding FmdB family zinc ribbon protein produces the protein MPTYAYACKSCGHAFDAVQSFADPALTECPECGGALRKQYGSVGVTFNGSGFYRTDSRGSSATAGGASAPAASSKTESAPASGA, from the coding sequence ATGCCCACCTACGCCTATGCCTGCAAGTCGTGCGGCCACGCCTTCGACGCCGTCCAGTCGTTCGCCGATCCCGCCCTCACCGAGTGCCCCGAGTGCGGGGGCGCGCTGCGCAAGCAGTACGGTTCGGTCGGCGTGACGTTCAACGGGTCCGGCTTCTACCGCACCGATTCGCGCGGCTCGAGCGCGACTGCTGGCGGCGCGTCGGCCCCTGCTGCATCATCGAAGACGGAATCGGCGCCCGCTTCGGGCGCGTGA
- the mscL gene encoding large conductance mechanosensitive channel protein MscL — protein sequence MLQGFKDFITRGNVIDLAVAVIIGAAFTAIVTAVVDHFINPLLGVLLPSGSLSGWVVEVPGVFGEPAQFGIGAIIQAVINFLSVAAVVYFLLIVPMNKLAERRAAKLGVTEEAAPAAPTQEELLAEIRDLLAAQRPRA from the coding sequence ATGCTGCAGGGATTCAAGGACTTCATCACGCGCGGGAACGTGATCGATCTCGCCGTCGCGGTGATCATCGGCGCGGCGTTCACCGCGATCGTCACCGCCGTGGTGGACCACTTCATCAACCCGCTGCTCGGCGTGCTGCTGCCGTCGGGGAGCCTGAGCGGCTGGGTAGTCGAGGTGCCCGGCGTGTTCGGCGAGCCCGCCCAGTTCGGCATCGGAGCGATCATCCAGGCCGTCATCAACTTCCTGTCCGTCGCCGCGGTCGTGTACTTCCTCCTCATCGTCCCGATGAACAAGCTCGCCGAGCGCCGCGCCGCCAAGCTCGGCGTCACGGAGGAGGCGGCTCCCGCCGCTCCCACGCAGGAGGAGCTGCTCGCGGAGATCCGCGACCTGCTCGCCGCTCAGCGACCCCGAGCCTGA
- a CDS encoding AAA family ATPase, which translates to MDRIVADDTGTIVTPTDLGVAEPGVVVAHVADPERERLRAAAADLGGPSPLLHFPFETGRAPGAEAAAAGIDITKAHPGSLPQFITGKSTLLSNLFRDEVALRTARMAAERITTKHLELRTVRGIDAVRLAVGMAVWRVADEEFAAPVLLRPLAIRRHHTDFELKLHGQFRVNPELVRAARDHFGIDLDGDALAALAYGEGVFKPQPVIDHLRAALAHVDTFSVRPRLIVSTFADVGGAMARDCVRLDHPLLNALAGHPEDLAALAADITPAAVPNPDERAPAADTLLLDADAEQESVLARIAAGESLVVHTLPGTGGTQTVINAVGSLVRAGKRVLVVSARRSTLDGVRHRLAGIALDGLAVSPSDLRRDLIRAIGRNEKAEQPKVAEIDDALVRLRTVLRDYRRALTRRHDRLGVSVLDATRELTKLASLPQPPSTSARLGIRALEALAGDRTSAGKTLALAARLGEFKVGPDDSPWYGVTFATTEEARRAHEQAGKLHHKSVPELLERGYELIAQTRMRPFTTIDELGEFLRLLHGIRDSLDRFNPTVFERPLADMIRAYGPRRDAQLTGAARRRLKKLAKEYLRPGVHLADMHEALVRIQHQRAQWQKLVDVGTIPDIPLGLADVQVEWQRVEAELADLDRALGRGTRLSAMPVQRLVRTLAGLAAESDVFDNIVERAELRSELARLGLEPLLTELSVRHVDEARVGEELEFAWWQSVLEHLLQHDRALLGANTSVVDRLERDFRLVDEAHAAASGPLLAWQLAAQWRIGIVDEPEESAALRRALTQGQITPDGLAAAAPTLSRILAPVWIASPYEVPAIPDDPAFDVVLIADAGAIGMTEAVPAIRRARQVVAFGDPVTQRPTPFVVAAVDGPVAHASADRESLFESLAEILPVATLTRSYRAGGEDLAELVNDAFYGGEIVSLPWAGSYLGRGSLSVDYVEGGSGTPDPVTGSVESPDAEVARVVTLVVEHAVNRPAESLMVVTASRRHAERVRVAITEAFAGRSDVADFVARETAEPLAVLTLEEATAESRDRVIFSLGYGLTKHGRVLSDFGDLSTPDGERLLTVGMTRARRSMVIVSSIRPSAFDEGRLEHGAATLMGILGSIAARGRDARLEDLADPLTLALARELRRLGVAVDVDYRGLLPLVAQYEGKAVVVEPDPESRGESLRESLRLRPHVLRRLGWHYVRVHAFDLYSDPAAVAERIAGVLGVSPEAQRADGDTQPLAL; encoded by the coding sequence ATGGATCGCATCGTGGCGGATGACACGGGGACCATCGTGACCCCGACCGATCTCGGCGTGGCCGAGCCGGGGGTCGTGGTCGCGCACGTGGCCGACCCCGAACGAGAGCGGCTGCGCGCCGCGGCGGCGGACCTCGGCGGCCCGTCGCCGCTGCTGCACTTCCCGTTCGAGACCGGCCGGGCACCGGGTGCCGAGGCCGCGGCCGCCGGCATCGACATCACCAAGGCGCACCCCGGGAGCCTGCCGCAGTTCATCACGGGCAAGTCCACGCTGCTGTCGAACCTGTTCCGCGACGAGGTGGCCCTGCGCACCGCCCGCATGGCCGCCGAGCGGATCACGACCAAGCACCTCGAGCTGCGCACCGTCCGCGGCATCGATGCCGTCCGCCTCGCGGTGGGCATGGCCGTGTGGCGCGTCGCCGACGAGGAGTTCGCGGCTCCCGTCCTGCTGCGTCCGCTCGCCATCCGCCGCCACCACACCGACTTCGAGCTGAAGCTGCACGGGCAGTTCCGCGTGAACCCCGAGCTCGTCCGCGCGGCGCGCGACCACTTCGGCATCGACCTCGACGGCGACGCCCTCGCGGCGCTCGCGTACGGCGAGGGCGTCTTCAAGCCCCAGCCCGTGATCGACCACCTGCGCGCCGCGCTCGCGCACGTCGACACCTTCTCGGTGCGCCCGCGCCTGATCGTGTCGACCTTCGCCGACGTGGGCGGCGCGATGGCGCGCGACTGCGTGCGCCTGGACCACCCGCTGCTGAACGCGCTCGCCGGCCACCCCGAGGACCTCGCCGCGCTCGCCGCGGACATCACGCCCGCCGCGGTGCCGAACCCGGATGAGCGTGCCCCCGCGGCCGACACCCTGCTGCTCGACGCCGACGCCGAGCAGGAGAGCGTGCTGGCGCGTATCGCCGCGGGCGAGTCGCTCGTCGTCCACACGCTGCCCGGAACGGGCGGCACGCAGACGGTCATCAACGCGGTCGGCTCGCTCGTGCGCGCCGGCAAGCGCGTGCTGGTCGTCAGCGCACGCCGCTCGACGCTCGACGGCGTGCGCCACCGCCTGGCCGGCATCGCCCTGGACGGGCTGGCGGTCTCGCCGTCCGACCTGCGCCGCGACCTGATCCGCGCGATCGGCCGCAACGAGAAGGCCGAGCAGCCGAAGGTCGCCGAGATCGACGATGCGCTCGTGCGCCTGCGCACCGTGCTGCGCGACTACCGCCGCGCGCTGACGCGCCGGCACGACCGCCTCGGCGTCTCGGTGCTCGACGCCACCCGGGAGCTCACCAAGCTCGCTTCGCTTCCGCAGCCGCCGTCGACCTCGGCGCGTCTCGGCATCCGCGCGCTCGAGGCGCTCGCGGGCGACCGCACCTCGGCCGGCAAGACGCTCGCGCTCGCCGCGCGGCTCGGCGAGTTCAAGGTCGGACCGGACGACTCGCCCTGGTACGGCGTCACGTTCGCCACGACCGAGGAGGCCCGCCGCGCACACGAGCAGGCCGGCAAGCTGCACCACAAGAGCGTGCCCGAGCTGCTCGAGCGCGGCTACGAGCTGATCGCGCAGACGCGCATGCGCCCGTTCACCACGATCGACGAGCTCGGCGAGTTCCTGCGCCTGCTGCACGGCATCCGCGACTCGCTCGACCGGTTCAACCCGACGGTGTTCGAGCGGCCGCTCGCCGACATGATCCGCGCCTACGGCCCGCGTCGCGACGCGCAGCTGACGGGCGCCGCGCGCCGGCGCCTGAAGAAGCTCGCCAAGGAGTACCTGCGCCCGGGCGTGCACCTCGCGGACATGCATGAGGCGCTCGTGCGGATCCAGCACCAGCGCGCGCAGTGGCAGAAGCTCGTGGACGTCGGGACCATCCCGGACATCCCCCTCGGCCTCGCCGACGTGCAGGTCGAGTGGCAGCGCGTCGAGGCGGAGCTCGCGGATCTGGATCGCGCGCTCGGCCGCGGCACGCGGCTGTCCGCCATGCCCGTGCAGCGCCTCGTGCGCACCCTCGCCGGCCTCGCCGCGGAGTCCGACGTCTTCGACAACATCGTCGAGCGCGCCGAGCTGCGCTCCGAGCTCGCGCGCCTGGGCCTCGAGCCGCTGCTCACCGAGCTCTCGGTGCGGCACGTCGACGAGGCCCGCGTGGGCGAGGAGCTCGAGTTCGCGTGGTGGCAGTCGGTGCTCGAGCACCTGCTGCAGCACGACCGCGCGCTGCTGGGTGCCAACACGTCGGTCGTCGATCGCCTCGAGCGCGACTTCCGCCTCGTCGACGAGGCCCACGCGGCCGCATCCGGACCGCTCCTCGCGTGGCAGCTCGCCGCGCAGTGGCGCATCGGCATCGTGGACGAGCCCGAGGAGTCGGCGGCGCTGCGTCGCGCGCTGACGCAGGGGCAGATCACGCCGGACGGCCTCGCGGCCGCCGCGCCGACGCTCAGCCGGATCCTTGCGCCGGTGTGGATCGCGTCGCCGTACGAGGTGCCCGCGATCCCGGACGACCCCGCGTTCGACGTCGTGCTGATCGCCGACGCCGGAGCGATCGGGATGACCGAGGCCGTGCCCGCGATCCGTCGCGCGCGCCAGGTCGTCGCCTTCGGCGACCCGGTGACGCAGCGCCCCACGCCGTTCGTCGTGGCGGCGGTGGATGGGCCGGTCGCGCACGCGTCCGCCGACCGCGAGAGCCTGTTCGAGTCGCTCGCGGAGATCCTGCCCGTTGCGACCCTGACCCGCAGCTACCGCGCGGGTGGCGAGGATCTCGCCGAGCTCGTCAACGATGCCTTCTACGGCGGCGAGATCGTGTCGCTGCCGTGGGCGGGGTCCTATCTCGGCCGGGGCAGCCTGTCGGTCGACTACGTCGAGGGCGGATCGGGAACGCCCGACCCCGTGACGGGATCCGTCGAGAGCCCGGATGCCGAGGTCGCGCGCGTCGTGACCCTCGTCGTCGAGCACGCCGTCAACCGCCCGGCCGAGTCGCTCATGGTCGTCACCGCCAGTCGCCGGCACGCCGAGCGCGTCCGGGTCGCGATCACCGAGGCGTTCGCCGGTCGCTCCGACGTCGCCGACTTCGTGGCGCGCGAGACCGCCGAGCCGCTCGCGGTGCTGACGCTCGAAGAGGCGACCGCCGAGAGCCGCGACCGCGTCATCTTCTCGCTCGGCTACGGCCTGACCAAGCACGGCCGCGTGCTGAGCGACTTCGGCGACCTGTCGACGCCGGACGGCGAGCGCCTGCTCACGGTGGGCATGACCCGCGCGCGCCGCTCGATGGTGATCGTGTCGTCCATCCGGCCGTCCGCCTTCGACGAGGGCCGCCTGGAGCACGGTGCGGCGACGCTCATGGGGATCCTCGGCAGCATCGCCGCGCGCGGACGCGACGCGCGTCTGGAGGACCTCGCCGACCCGCTGACGCTCGCGCTCGCACGCGAGCTGCGCCGGCTGGGCGTCGCGGTCGACGTCGACTACCGCGGTCTGCTGCCGCTCGTGGCTCAGTACGAGGGCAAGGCCGTCGTCGTCGAGCCCGACCCCGAGTCGCGCGGCGAGTCGCTGCGGGAGTCGCTGCGCCTGCGCCCGCACGTGCTGCGTCGCCTCGGCTGGCACTACGTGCGCGTGCACGCCTTCGACCTCTACAGCGATCCCGCCGCCGTCGCCGAGCGGATCGCCGGCGTGCTCGGCGTCTCGCCCGAGGCGCAGCGCGCCGACGGCGACACCCAGCCGCTCGCGCTATAA
- a CDS encoding methylated-DNA--[protein]-cysteine S-methyltransferase, with protein MTLRYDLGPTPLGLVTAVFSDAAVLALHVADDTDRWVLEMLAQEHGVVPDHVPGSGGALFAQLEEYFDGERESFDVAIDWSLTRGFGRDALQEICRIPYGETASYGEIAERAGRARAHRAVGTACRTTPFSLVVPVHRVIRSDGSLGEYGGRPENKRFLIELERRAAPSFSIPAAPRTPNGDDF; from the coding sequence GTGACCCTCCGCTACGACCTGGGCCCGACGCCGCTCGGGCTCGTCACGGCCGTCTTCTCCGACGCCGCGGTGCTCGCGCTGCACGTGGCGGACGACACCGACCGCTGGGTGCTGGAGATGCTCGCGCAGGAGCACGGCGTGGTGCCCGATCACGTCCCCGGGTCCGGCGGTGCGCTGTTCGCACAGCTCGAGGAGTACTTCGACGGCGAGCGCGAGTCGTTCGACGTCGCGATCGACTGGAGCCTGACGCGCGGGTTCGGCCGCGACGCGCTGCAGGAGATCTGCCGCATCCCCTACGGCGAGACCGCGAGCTACGGCGAGATCGCCGAGCGCGCCGGGCGAGCACGCGCACACCGGGCCGTCGGCACCGCGTGCCGCACGACCCCGTTCTCTCTCGTCGTGCCCGTGCACCGCGTCATCCGATCCGACGGCTCGCTCGGCGAGTACGGCGGTCGGCCCGAGAACAAGCGCTTCCTGATCGAGCTCGAGAGGCGTGCCGCGCCGAGCTTCTCGATTCCCGCGGCTCCCCGCACCCCGAACGGAGACGACTTTTGA